From the genome of Nocardia sp. NBC_01503, one region includes:
- a CDS encoding acyl-CoA thioesterase codes for MHSYDIQLRRTDMDALQHVNNVVFAQYLDEARTELLAGCESPDGPWRVVVAGQRLTYRTPLVFRREPVTVRTVLDRIGTSSFTLRHEVRDAESHYLTATSTLVAIADGAPRPLTAAERDYLTALAAPQN; via the coding sequence ATGCACTCCTATGACATCCAACTGCGCCGCACCGATATGGACGCGCTCCAGCATGTGAACAATGTGGTCTTCGCGCAGTACCTGGACGAGGCCCGCACCGAGCTGCTCGCCGGGTGCGAATCACCCGACGGCCCTTGGCGGGTCGTGGTCGCGGGGCAGCGACTCACCTACCGCACACCGCTGGTGTTCCGTCGCGAACCGGTTACGGTCCGCACCGTGCTGGACCGCATCGGCACCTCATCCTTCACCCTGCGACATGAGGTCCGCGATGCCGAATCCCATTATCTCACAGCGACTTCCACGCTCGTCGCGATAGCCGACGGCGCGCCACGCCCGCTCACCGCCGCCGAACGCGACTACCTCACCGCACTGGCCGCCCCGCAAAACTGA
- a CDS encoding acyl-CoA thioesterase gives MARHQFLCPLRWSDMDADGHVHNAEHLRYLEETRIDVFRERGFRGSCVVAQMDIDYLTPLRYRSEPVRVETWVTKVGSSSFTLTQEIRDDDIVYSAATCTMVAFDREAQRSRKLDDAERRMLEELSA, from the coding sequence GTGGCTAGACACCAGTTCCTGTGCCCCCTGCGCTGGTCCGATATGGACGCGGACGGTCATGTGCACAATGCCGAACACCTGCGCTACCTGGAGGAAACCCGCATCGACGTATTCCGCGAGCGGGGGTTCCGCGGGTCGTGCGTGGTCGCGCAGATGGATATCGACTATCTGACGCCGCTGCGGTATCGCTCGGAGCCGGTGCGGGTGGAGACCTGGGTGACCAAGGTGGGTAGCTCATCGTTCACCCTGACGCAGGAGATCCGCGATGACGACATCGTCTATTCGGCCGCGACCTGCACCATGGTCGCCTTCGACCGCGAGGCGCAGCGCTCCCGCAAACTCGACGACGCCGAACGCCGCATGCTCGAGGAACTGAGCGCCTGA
- a CDS encoding helix-turn-helix domain-containing protein → MAAAPPRRNSLRALQVWLEENLAEDLSLPALAEHVGMSTRHFSRVFAIETGTTPARYVEQVRIGAARRLLENTDQPMDRVAAAVALGSPETLYRIFHHHLGIPPGEYRARFTRV, encoded by the coding sequence ATGGCCGCCGCTCCGCCCAGGCGCAATTCGCTGCGCGCACTCCAGGTTTGGCTGGAGGAGAACCTCGCCGAGGACCTGTCCCTGCCAGCCCTGGCCGAGCACGTAGGGATGAGCACCCGGCATTTCTCCCGGGTCTTCGCCATCGAGACCGGCACCACCCCCGCCCGCTATGTCGAACAGGTCCGCATCGGCGCGGCACGTCGCCTGCTGGAGAACACCGATCAGCCCATGGACCGGGTCGCGGCCGCCGTCGCACTCGGCAGTCCGGAGACCCTCTACCGAATCTTCCACCACCACCTGGGCATTCCGCCGGGCGAGTATCGCGCGCGCTTCACCCGCGTTTGA
- a CDS encoding DJ-1/PfpI family protein codes for MAIVLYPGMTVLDAIGPDEVLRSLPDSELRFVSNEVGPIVSDSGVLVLGATHTFAETPAPDLVLIGGSEAATTEAMANRELIDWLRRVHPNTRWTTSVCTGSLVLAAADILRGHPATTHWSAQPMLAAFGAESRPHDRIVRSGEIVTAAGVSAGIDLGLWLVGEIAGTEAAQMTQLGIEYDPHPPFDTGHPDKAPAELLRKTRLEMTKRAARPRIPLDLASAFWHLTLNRVRERATARR; via the coding sequence ATCGCCATAGTGCTGTACCCGGGCATGACCGTGCTCGATGCCATCGGACCCGATGAGGTGCTGCGGTCGCTGCCCGACAGCGAATTGCGGTTCGTATCGAATGAAGTCGGACCGATCGTTTCGGACTCCGGTGTTCTCGTGCTCGGTGCGACGCACACCTTCGCCGAGACGCCCGCCCCCGATCTGGTGCTGATCGGCGGCTCCGAGGCCGCCACCACCGAGGCCATGGCCAATCGCGAACTCATCGACTGGTTGCGCCGCGTGCATCCGAATACCCGGTGGACCACCTCGGTCTGCACCGGTTCACTGGTGCTGGCCGCCGCCGATATCCTGAGGGGACATCCGGCCACCACGCACTGGTCGGCGCAGCCCATGCTGGCCGCCTTCGGCGCGGAGTCCCGTCCGCACGACCGCATCGTGCGCAGCGGCGAGATCGTCACGGCGGCGGGAGTCTCGGCCGGAATCGATCTGGGTCTGTGGCTGGTCGGCGAGATCGCGGGCACCGAGGCGGCGCAGATGACCCAGTTGGGTATCGAATACGATCCGCATCCGCCGTTCGACACCGGGCATCCGGACAAGGCACCGGCCGAACTGCTGCGCAAGACCCGCCTGGAGATGACGAAACGTGCTGCCCGGCCGCGTATTCCACTCGATCTGGCGAGCGCCTTCTGGCATCTGACCCTGAATCGGGTGCGCGAACGCGCAACCGCACGACGCTGA